The following are from one region of the Veillonella nakazawae genome:
- a CDS encoding putative holin-like toxin codes for MSTFEVLSLMISFGMLVATIIMAAK; via the coding sequence ATGAGTACATTCGAAGTGTTATCGTTAATGATTTCCTTTGGTATGCTTGTAGCGACCATTATCATGGCAGCAAAGTGA